A genomic region of Chionomys nivalis chromosome 12, mChiNiv1.1, whole genome shotgun sequence contains the following coding sequences:
- the Bmp4 gene encoding bone morphogenetic protein 4: MIPGNRMLMVVLLCQVLLGGASHASLIPETGKKKVAEIQGHAGGRRSGQSHELLRDFEATLLQMFGLRRRPQPSKSAVIPDYMRDLYRLQSGEEEEEEQNQGTGLEYPERPASRANTVRSFHHEEHLENIPGTSENSAFRFVFNLSSIPENEAISSAELRLFREQVDQGPDWEWGFHRINIYEVMKPPAEIEPGHLITRLLDTRLVHHNVTRWETFDVSPAVLRWTREKQPNYGLAIEVTHLHQTRTHQGQHVRISRSLPQGSGDWAQLRPLLVTFGHDGRGHTLTRRRRAKRSPKHHPQRSRKKNKNCRRHSLYVDFSDVGWNDWIVAPPGYQAFYCHGDCPFPLADHLNSTNHAIVQTLVNSVNSSIPKACCVPTELSAISMLYLDEYDKVVLKNYQEMVVEGCGCR; the protein is encoded by the exons ATGATTCCTGGTAACCGAATGCTGATGGTCGTTTTATTATGCCAAGTCCTGCTAGGAGGCGCGAGCCATGCTAGTTTGATACCTGAGACCGGGAAGAAAAAAGTCGCCGAGATTCAGGGCCACGCGGGAGGACGCCGCTCAGGGCAGAGCCATGAGCTCCTGCGGGACTTCGAGGCGACACTTCTCCAGATGTTTGGGCTGCGCCGCCGTCCGCAGCCGAGCAAGAGCGCCGTCATCCCGGATTACATGAGGGATCTTTACCGACTCCAgtctggggaagaggaggaggaagagcagaaccAGGGAACCGGACTGGAGTACCCCGAGCGTCCAGCCAGCCGGGCCAACACCGTGAGGAGTTTCCATCACGAAG AACATCTGGAGAACATCCCAGGGACCAGTGAGAACTCTGCTTTTCGTTTCGTCTTCAACCTCAGCAGCATCCCAGAGAATGAGGCGATCTCCTCTGCAGAGCTCCGGCTGTTTCGGGAGCAGGTGGACCAGGGCCCTGACTGGGAATGGGGCTTCCACCGGATAAACATTTATGAGGTCATGAAACCCCCAGCAGAAATAGAGCCTGGACACCTCATCACACGACTACTGGACACCAGATTAGTCCACCACAATGTGACACGGTGGGAAACTTTCGATGTGAGCCCTGCAGTCCTTCGCTGGACCCGGGAAAAGCAGCCCAATTATGGGCTAGCCATTGAGGTGACTCACCTCCACCAGACACGGACCCACCAGGGCCAGCATGTCAGGATTAGCCGATCGTTACCTCAAGGGAGTGGAGATTGGGCCCAGCTCCGGCCCCTCCTGGTCACTTTTGGCCATGATGGCCGGGGCCATACCTTGACCCGCCGCCGGAGGGCCAAGCGTAGTCCCAAGCATCACCCACAGCGGTCCAGGAAGAAGAATAAGAACTGCCGACGCCATTCACTCTATGTAGACTTCAGTGATGTGGGCTGGAACGACTGGATTGTGGCCCCACCGGGCTACCAGGCCTTCTACTGCCATGGGGACTGTCCCTTTCCACTGGCGGATCACCTCAACTCAACCAACCATGCCATTGTGCAGACCCTGGTCAATTCTGTCAACTCGAGCATTCCCAAGGCCTGTTGTGTCCCCACTGAACTGAGTGCCATCTCCATGCTGTACCTGGATGAGTATGACAAGGTGGTACTGAAAAATTACCAGGAGATGGTGGTAGAGGGATGTGGGTGCCGCTGA